A window of Fragaria vesca subsp. vesca linkage group LG7, FraVesHawaii_1.0, whole genome shotgun sequence contains these coding sequences:
- the LOC101297969 gene encoding uncharacterized protein LOC101297969: protein MWTISDFPGYGMLSSHTTQGYKACPICLENVDASRHADRIVYLGHRRWLLMNHEWLLDAYAFDGREEHREPPPIQSGDEILYKLNSFDFGYLSSDKDVLAQNPVRPAALDNWHHKSIFFELPYWSTLRIRHNLDVMHIEKNVCDNVVGTILDIKDKTKDSIKARDDLQKMGLRRHLWVKRTTSRQMFMPIAPYSVKPAFKPKVFSWFNDVKYPQGYAGNIARCVKVTEHNIHGLKSHDCHVLLQRLLPVVIRPYLHRDVVEPQLGGYKGFVKNRAKPEGSIANAYIAHECVTYCKSYLHNTDSIKGLDPARTPTFNLSIVFEDIRMFGNLPNSEILRDDELCEAHWWVLQHCDEVKEYRDAHLGLIQLKYQNRHEERHKKTFPVYFLKWVTRMQERQDKDYSPQLHHLACMPQGHNVYAACVVNGVKFLTERRDQRRKTQNSDIMVVGKDNVAYYGIVVAVIELLYPAGGQVEQNIENVALEPYQEPLTSDIPDTSTIRINNDIHFPQGEYIPISGLEFDFGSLPYIPSSDDFINDEDEDSDEIPEDDLEDPDYEDGD from the exons ATGTGGACAATTAGCGACTTTCCTGGTTACGGTATGTTATCTTCTCATACCACTCAAGGGTACAAGGCTTGTCCCATCTGCTTAGAGAACGTTGATGCTAGTCGTCACGCGGACAGGATTGTTTACCTGGGTCACCGTAGATGGCTTCTAATGAATCATGAATGGCTGCTTGATGCATATGCATTCGATGGCAGGGAAGAGCATCGTGAACCACCCCCTATTCAGTCTGGGGATGAAATTTTATACAAGTTGAACTCTTTTGATTTTGGATATTTGAGTAGTGATAAAGATGTCTTGGCCCAAAATCCTGTGCGTCCTGCTGCACTTGACAATTGGCATCATAAGAGTATTTTCTTTGAATTACCTTACTGGTCCACTTTGAGAATTAGACATAACCTAGATGTCATGCACATAGAAAAGAATGTTTGTGACAACGTGGTGGGAACAATTCTCGACATTAAAGACAAGACAAAAGACAGTATCAAAGCGCGGGATGATTTGCAAAAGATGGGCTTACGACGTCACTTATGGGTAAAAAGGACGACGTCAAGACAAATGTTTATGCCTATTGCACCTTACTCGGTGAAGCCCGCTTTCAAGCCTAAAGTTTTCAGTTGGTTCAATGATGTTAAGTATCCTCAAGGATATGCAGGAAATATAGCTCGATGTGTTAAGGTGACAGAACATAATATACATGGATTGAAGAGTCATGACTGTCATGTTTTATTGCAACGTCTTCTTCCCGTGGTAATCAGACCATATCTACATCGTGATGTGGTGGAGCC ACAACTTGGTGGGTATAAAGGTTTTGTTAAAAACAGAGCAAAGCCGGAAGGCTCAATAGCTAACGCATACATTGCACATGAGTGTGTAACGTATTGCAAGTCATATCTCCATAATACAGACAGCATAAAGGGCCTCGACCCGGCAAGAACACCTACATTCAACCTCTCAATTGTCTTTGAAGATATAAGAATGTTTGGTAACTTACCTAATTCAGAAATTTTAAGAGATGATGAGTTATGTGAGGCTCATTGGTGGGTACTGCAACACTGTGACGAAGTCAAGGAATATAGAGATGCTCATTTGGGACTTATTCAACTTAAGTATCAGAACAGGCATGAAGAGAGGCATAAGAAAACGTTTCCTGTCTATTTCCTAAAATGG GTGACGAGGATGCAAGAACGTCAAGATAAAGATTACTCTCCGCAGTTGCATCATTTGGCGTGTATGCCACAAGGACATAATGTTTATGCGGCTTGTGTAGTTAACGGTGTTAAGTTCCTTACAGAACGACGAGATCAACGTCGGAAGACACAAAATAGTGACATCATGGTAGTGGGTAAGGATAATGTTGCATACTATGGAATTGTTGTTGCCGTCATCGAACTACTATATCCAGCAG GGGGCCAGGTAGAACAAAATATTGAGAATGTGGCTCTTGAACCATATCAAGAGCCTTTAACTTCTGACATCCCCGACACAAGCACTATTCGCATCAACAACGACATCCACTTCCCACAAGGCGAGTACATTCCAATTTCAGGTTTAGAGTTCGATTTCGGTTCACTGCCGTACATCCCATCTAGTGACGACTTCATTAACGATGAAGATGAAGATTCAGATGAAATTCCTGAGGATGATCTAGAAGATCCGGATTACGAGGATGGCGATTGA